TTAGTGGATTTGCAGTTTGATTATGCAACTATTTGATTTTTCAGTACTTACATTGAAGCCATAACAGAATTTCGCACTTACGAGCCCTTGAGATATTTCGAAAAAAATTAAACGCGAATATAAAGTGGAAAATGAAGTTTTTTTCTCGTTGCGAATAGGAAATCGGTTAACGTGACGAAGCCTTTGGGAGTCATCATTCTTGCCGCCGGCCTTTCCGAGAGAATGGGCGTCCCCAAGCCCCTTCTCCGCTTGGGGGAAAAGACTTTTCTCGAACGTATTTTAGCGAATCCTTTTCTGTCTCAATCCGATATAACCGTCGTCGTCGTCTTGGGTTTCGAGAAGGAGGCGATCGGCGCAAACTTGCCGTCTTTCGTTCATACGGTTGAGAATAAAGAGTTCCGTCAAGGACGAACCGGAAGTTTGCAATACGGACTAAGCGTACTTCCGCAGGAAGCGGAAGGCGCTTTTCTGTGGCCCGTGGATTGTCCTCTAGTTCCGGAGCGCGTATTGCGGGAGCTGGCGAATGCGCAAAGAGATGACAAGACCATTTGCATTCCCGCTTTCCAGGGACGCCGGGGACATCCGCCGCTGTTGGGAGCGTATTTCTTTCCCGAAATCCTGCAAATGGGGAAAGATCGATCGTTGCGGGATTTGTATCGGCGCCATCCGGAAGCGTTGCGTTATGTAACGGTGGCTTCGGAAGCCGTATTGCATAATGTAAATACGCCGGAAGAATTCGAGGTTGTAAAACGATACTTTGACAGGAACCAATAGAAAGGATGACTCTTGCTTATCCGCAGCCGTTTTTTTGACGAAAGCGTCTCGTCCGCTTTCGTTAACGAGATAGAGACCGCTTCATTCTCGCTCTAGTTCATTCCATATCGAAGAGATTTAACAGCATGAAGCGAGTCAGCATTGATTGTTGGCCGATTGGGATTAAAATCAAGAAAATTTATAAGGGTTTTATGAGTTCCTCTCATGGACATTGGAACGATTTTAGGATTAATCCTTAGTACGCTGATCATCATGTATACAATACTTCTTGGCGGAAGTATTGGTCTTTTTATCGATATCCCCTCTATTTTTCTGACTATTTTCGGTTCGTTCACCATCACCCTCATCAATTTTCCCGTCGCGGATTATATTGGCATGTTGAAGGTGATAAAACACGCCTTCTTTGTTGAATCGAGCAATCCCTTGGATATCATTGCCGTATTGGTAAGCAGCGCCGAAAGAGCGCGGCGGGAAGGATTGTTGTCATTGGAGGGATCGATGGACGAAATCGACGACGATTTCGTCCGCACCGGTCTGAGATTGGCCGTAGATGGCGTGGAACCGGAACTGATTAAGGATATTTTGCAAACGGAATTGGCATTCTTGGAAGACCGCCATAAATCCAATCAAGGCATTCTGGCTTATATGGCCACGATCGCCCCTGCGATGGGGATGATTGGAACCTTGATCGGATTGGTGCAAATGTTGAGCAATTTGAGCGATCCCAACGCCATTGGACCCTCGATGGCCGTTGCGATTTTAACGACGTTGTATGGAGCCATTTTGGCGAACGTATTATTCACTCCTTTGTGCAATAAACTGAAAGGAAGAACCGCCAGCGAAATCCTTCTAAAAGAAGTCATCATTGAAGGCGTTATGTCCATTCAAGCCGGAGACAATCCCCGCATTTTGGAACAGAAACTCATGGCCTTCATCCCCCCGAGCCAACGCCCTCCCAAAGGCGAATAAAATTCCACCTTCTTTTATCTTTTCTTTTTGTTTCCGGCGAATTACATTCGTTCGTTTCTATCGTTGTTGGATATTCGATAGGCGTTTCCCCAGCGAACGCATATTCTCGATGCTTCTCACCTGGAATAGAATTAGCGTTATAATGGAGGCGGATTTCTTCGGGAATTACGATAACGATCCAAATGGGAGGTTTTCATTCATGACGCGAGAGAATAAGAACGGAAAGACGAGACGCGCATTTATTCAGGATGCCGCTGTTGGGACTACGGCATTTGCGGCGATGACGGCCGCGCCCGCTTATCTATCCCACGCTCAACCCAACGAGACGATCGGCGTAGGGCATATCGGCGTCGGCGTGCGCGGCGGGGAGCTAGTGCTCCAAGTAGCCGGGGAGCCGGACAGGGGCAAGCCGGGAATCGAGAATGTTCAAGTTCGCGGAATCTGCGACATCTACAAGCCGCATCAGGACAAAGGCATCGATCGCGGCGGCAATCCCCAAGCCAAACGCTTCATCGATTACCGCGAGATGCTGGCGGATAAGGATATCGACGCCGTGGTGATCGCCGTGCCCGATCATTCCCACTCACCGCTGGTTATCGACGCGGCCAACGCCGGCAAAGACGTCTATATCGAAAAATGCTGGACCCGCACCCTGCCCGAAGCCAAAGAGATGCTGAAGGCGATCAAATACAACAAGACGGTCATGCAATTGGGACACGACCGCAGCAGCCCCGCCGCCATCCAGGCGGGCGATCTGATCCGCAAAGGGACTTTGGGTGAAGTAACTTTCGTGCGCATGGGCTGCTTCCGCAACCGCCCCCGCGGCCATGACGAATGGCGCTGGTATGGCTATTACGATATCTTCGACCGCCCCGACGAAAACATGGTGCGGGAAAACCTGGATTGGCCCCGCTTTCTGGGAACGGCGCCCTATCATCCCTTCAGCATGGAACGCTTTTGGCATTGGCGCTGCTATTGGGATTACGGAACGGGAATCGCCGGGGATTTACTCTCCCACGCCTTCGATTTTGCGCAATCCATCCTCAATATGGGCATTCCCCATTGCGCCACGACTTCCGGCAATAACAATTTGCTTCACGATGGCCGCGAAGCGCCGGATACGTGGAATACGGTTTTCGAATATCCAAAATTCGGCAAGGGAATGTCGATGTTGTTCTCCTCCATGTTCAACAGCCAGGCGCAAACGCCCGATTTGCATGAAGTGGAAATCCGCGGCAAAGACGCCCTCATGAAAACCAGTATGCGCGGATACGAGGTTTTCGCCGAAGATACGTCCTTGAAATTCAAGCCGGGCATCGACAGCGGCAAGATTAAAACCGGCGAACCTTTCATGCAATTCGATCCGCAGCAAACGCCGGAGCAACCCAGCCACATGCAGGATTTCTTCGATTGCATCCGCTCGCGCAAACAGCCGAAAGACAATGAAGACCAAGCATTCATCGAAGCCGTAGCCTGCATTATGTCGGTAGAGTCCTATTTCCGCAAACGAACGGTGTTTTGGGACGCGGACATCCAAGATATCGTTTAACCGCTCGAAATCATAACGAGCTTGACGAAAAAGCGGGGCTGGCAGGCTCCGCTTTTTGCGTTTATGGATATGACATTATTTTCGAATTATGTTACCATCCTATTTGCTAGAGTAAGGTGGAAGAAGCCGCGATTTCATAGAGCATAGGTTTCTTCTCTCCTATATAACCTGTTTGCGATCCTAAACGCCGAAGAAATGGCGCAGTGGATTTGCGCGCATGATGGAGGTTTGCCGTCATGACGACGAGAAACTATGTTAAGAGTCTGCTATTCATCGCTTTTTGTCTATTGCTATCATTGTTTTTCGCTACGATTCCCGCCGCACAAGAAGAGGATATACAACTATCGCCTATTGGCGCTTTGAGACTATCGAATCCTATAACTTACATGGCGGGAGGATCCTATGTTTATTGTCTCAATTCCTGCGTCCTTCTCATCGTCGATATTTCCAATCCTTCTGATCCGCAACTGGTTGGGAAATATCGCTTTTGCTATAACGCCAACATGGTAAGTGGACCGTTTTCGTCGCTGGCGTTGGAGTGGCCTTATTTGTATGTTCCCACCCAAGGCGGCTTTGATATTCTTGACGTCAGCGATGCGACGGCGCCTTCGCTGGCAGGAGAATATCGTTTTGACGATTTGGAGAACTATACACCGATGGGAATCATTTCTCCTGTAGGAATCATTCATGTGAAAAACGGCCGCGCTTTGATTTCCATTGCATGGGAAGATAGTTTAGAGACTATCGATGTTAGCAATGTAAGTTCGCCGCGCCGTTTGGGAAAAATTGCGATGGCGCCTTCTCGAAATGAATATATGCAGATTCTTTGGGACGGCGATTCGAACGCTTACGCCCTCTTAGGCATAAATCCTATTAGTGAATATTTGGGAGTAGAAACCCGCATCTTCGATCTGTCCTCATTCGATCGACCACGCCTAATAACAACTATTGCAACGCCCGGAGCAAAATCAATTTATAAAGATGGCGATTCGCTTTTTATCGTCGCGAAATCAACCAATACCTATAGATCAGCGACATCGACTATCCAAGTCTATCACATCGAAGAACCCAATTTCCCCAATCCCATTGCAACCCTCGGATACGACTTTATACCTGGACTTTTTTATCCCTACGGCCCTTATTTGTTTACGCGGAACTATTGGGATGGTCGTATGTTGGTTTTAACTAAAGAGAAAGAATCGTTAAGACTTGTCAAGGATTTTCCCGAGAGCATTACGCCGGAATATTTCTTGATTCATGGCGATCTGCTTATTGGCTTTAAATACGATTGGGAAGGGAATCAATGGTTGACTATTTACAACATTTCGCCAAAGTTATCGATTTCGGATTTTTCTTTATATTGATAGTGTATTAGTATACAATCAGCGAGAAGGATTCTCACGGAAGCGGGAGTGAAACCGTAATGGAATATAAAGGATATATAGGCATAGTAGAGT
The genomic region above belongs to Candidatus Omnitrophota bacterium and contains:
- a CDS encoding nucleotidyltransferase family protein, producing the protein MTKPLGVIILAAGLSERMGVPKPLLRLGEKTFLERILANPFLSQSDITVVVVLGFEKEAIGANLPSFVHTVENKEFRQGRTGSLQYGLSVLPQEAEGAFLWPVDCPLVPERVLRELANAQRDDKTICIPAFQGRRGHPPLLGAYFFPEILQMGKDRSLRDLYRRHPEALRYVTVASEAVLHNVNTPEEFEVVKRYFDRNQ
- a CDS encoding motility protein A, which produces MDIGTILGLILSTLIIMYTILLGGSIGLFIDIPSIFLTIFGSFTITLINFPVADYIGMLKVIKHAFFVESSNPLDIIAVLVSSAERARREGLLSLEGSMDEIDDDFVRTGLRLAVDGVEPELIKDILQTELAFLEDRHKSNQGILAYMATIAPAMGMIGTLIGLVQMLSNLSDPNAIGPSMAVAILTTLYGAILANVLFTPLCNKLKGRTASEILLKEVIIEGVMSIQAGDNPRILEQKLMAFIPPSQRPPKGE
- a CDS encoding Gfo/Idh/MocA family oxidoreductase, coding for MTRENKNGKTRRAFIQDAAVGTTAFAAMTAAPAYLSHAQPNETIGVGHIGVGVRGGELVLQVAGEPDRGKPGIENVQVRGICDIYKPHQDKGIDRGGNPQAKRFIDYREMLADKDIDAVVIAVPDHSHSPLVIDAANAGKDVYIEKCWTRTLPEAKEMLKAIKYNKTVMQLGHDRSSPAAIQAGDLIRKGTLGEVTFVRMGCFRNRPRGHDEWRWYGYYDIFDRPDENMVRENLDWPRFLGTAPYHPFSMERFWHWRCYWDYGTGIAGDLLSHAFDFAQSILNMGIPHCATTSGNNNLLHDGREAPDTWNTVFEYPKFGKGMSMLFSSMFNSQAQTPDLHEVEIRGKDALMKTSMRGYEVFAEDTSLKFKPGIDSGKIKTGEPFMQFDPQQTPEQPSHMQDFFDCIRSRKQPKDNEDQAFIEAVACIMSVESYFRKRTVFWDADIQDIV